A genome region from Thermoanaerobacterium xylanolyticum LX-11 includes the following:
- the gtfA gene encoding sucrose phosphorylase: protein MALNNKVQLITYPDSLGGDLKTLNDVLEKYFSDVFGGIHILPPFPSSGDRGFAPITYSEIDPKFGSWYDIKKMADNFDILLDLMVNHVSRRSIYFQDFLKKGRMSEYADMFITLDKLWKDGKPVKTDIEKMFLRRTLPYSTFKIEETGEEERVWTTFGKTDPSEQIDLDVNSHLVREFLLEVFKTFSNFGVNIVRLDAVGYVIKKMGTSCFFVEPDIYEFLNWIKGQAASYGIELLLEVHSQFEVQYKLAERGFWIYDFILPFTVLYTLINRSNEMLYDYLKNRPMNQFTMLDCHDGIPVKPDLDGLIDTKKAKEVVDICVQRGANLSLIYGDKYKSEDGFDVHQIGCTYYSALNCDDDAYLAARAIQFFTPGIPQVYYVGLLAGVNDFEAVKRTKEGREINRHNYGLNEIEESVQKDVVQRLLKLIRFRNRYEAFNGEFLVEDCKDDEIRLTWEKDDKHCSLFIDLGSYRTIVNYVDENGKDVEYIV, encoded by the coding sequence GCTAATAACTTATCCAGATTCATTGGGCGGTGATCTAAAAACTTTAAATGATGTATTAGAAAAATATTTTTCTGATGTATTTGGCGGTATTCACATTTTGCCGCCTTTTCCATCATCTGGTGATAGAGGGTTTGCACCAATAACATACAGCGAGATAGACCCTAAATTTGGATCATGGTACGACATTAAGAAAATGGCTGATAATTTTGATATTCTTTTAGACTTAATGGTTAATCATGTATCAAGAAGATCTATTTATTTTCAGGATTTCTTAAAAAAAGGAAGAATGTCAGAATACGCTGATATGTTTATTACATTGGATAAACTTTGGAAGGATGGCAAACCTGTCAAAACCGATATAGAAAAAATGTTTTTGCGAAGGACTTTGCCATATTCAACATTTAAAATAGAAGAAACAGGAGAAGAAGAAAGAGTTTGGACGACTTTTGGAAAGACAGATCCATCAGAACAAATCGATTTGGATGTCAACTCACATTTAGTAAGAGAATTTTTATTAGAAGTCTTTAAAACATTTAGCAATTTTGGTGTTAATATAGTCCGACTTGATGCAGTAGGATATGTAATAAAAAAAATGGGAACTAGCTGTTTCTTTGTGGAACCGGATATATACGAATTTTTAAACTGGATAAAAGGACAAGCAGCATCTTATGGAATAGAACTGCTTTTGGAGGTACATTCGCAATTTGAAGTACAATACAAATTGGCAGAGCGTGGATTTTGGATTTATGATTTTATTTTGCCGTTTACTGTTCTTTATACTTTAATAAACAGATCAAATGAAATGTTGTATGATTATCTAAAAAACCGTCCTATGAATCAATTTACAATGTTGGATTGCCATGATGGAATTCCTGTAAAACCTGATTTGGATGGACTTATTGATACGAAGAAAGCTAAAGAAGTGGTCGATATATGTGTGCAAAGAGGTGCGAATCTAAGCCTTATATACGGAGATAAATATAAATCAGAAGATGGTTTTGATGTACATCAAATTGGGTGCACATATTATTCAGCATTAAATTGTGATGATGATGCATATTTAGCAGCCAGAGCTATTCAATTTTTTACACCAGGTATACCACAAGTCTATTACGTAGGTCTTTTAGCTGGAGTAAATGACTTTGAAGCAGTAAAAAGGACAAAAGAAGGGCGAGAGATAAATAGACACAATTATGGTTTAAATGAAATAGAGGAATCAGTTCAGAAAGACGTCGTTCAGAGATTACTAAAGTTGATCAGATTTAGAAATAGATATGAAGCTTTTAATGGAGAATTTTTAGTAGAAGACTGTAAAGATGATGAAATTAGGCTTACTTGGGAAAAAGATGATAAACATTGTAGTTTATTCATAGATTTGGGGTCATACAGGACAATCGTTAATTATGTAGATGAAAATGGAAAAGATGTGGAATATATAGTGTAA
- a CDS encoding LacI family DNA-binding transcriptional regulator: MATIKDVAEKAGVTVTTVSRVLNNRGYISEKTRKKVYEAMKELNYQPNELARSLYRRKSYLIGLLIPSVSHPFFAELTNYIEYYAYQNDYKILLCNSLQDVEKEKGYIDMLKRHQVDGIIIGSHTLKTEQYLNVNLPIVAIDRYFSEKIPYVASDNYNGGVLATRLLIQKGCRKIAHISGPLVLNTPANNRYKAFMDVVKEHNIENVVVETKLNVFDTDEYKKLIIKLFTDHPDIDGVFASSDLIAATIINAAREIGKEVPKDLKIVGYDDISIAKTIVPPLTTIRQPIEEMAKKTIEIILDQIDGKEVSIENVLPITLVERESA, translated from the coding sequence ATGGCTACAATAAAAGATGTTGCAGAAAAAGCTGGTGTGACTGTCACGACAGTTTCGAGAGTTTTAAATAATAGAGGATATATAAGCGAAAAGACGAGAAAAAAAGTATATGAGGCAATGAAAGAGCTAAATTATCAGCCAAATGAATTAGCTCGTTCACTTTATAGAAGGAAATCTTATTTAATAGGGCTTTTGATTCCTAGCGTTTCACACCCTTTTTTTGCAGAACTTACAAACTATATTGAATATTATGCATATCAAAATGATTATAAGATATTGTTGTGCAATTCCCTGCAAGATGTAGAGAAAGAGAAAGGCTACATTGATATGCTTAAAAGACATCAAGTTGATGGTATAATAATCGGAAGTCATACTTTGAAAACTGAACAATACCTTAATGTAAATTTGCCTATAGTTGCTATTGATAGGTACTTCTCTGAAAAAATACCATATGTTGCGTCAGACAATTACAATGGAGGTGTATTAGCAACAAGGCTATTGATACAAAAGGGGTGCAGAAAAATTGCCCATATTAGTGGTCCGTTAGTTTTAAATACACCTGCGAATAATCGTTATAAAGCTTTTATGGATGTGGTAAAAGAGCATAACATTGAAAATGTCGTAGTGGAGACAAAGTTAAACGTATTTGATACCGACGAGTATAAAAAATTGATTATTAAGCTTTTTACAGACCATCCTGATATTGACGGTGTATTTGCCAGCAGTGACTTGATTGCAGCTACGATTATAAATGCAGCTAGAGAAATAGGCAAAGAAGTCCCAAAGGACTTAAAGATTGTGGGTTATGATGATATCAGCATTGCAAAGACGATTGTCCCACCGTTGACTACCATAAGACAGCCTATAGAAGAAATGGCGAAAAAAACTATTGAGATAATTTTGGATCAAATTGATGGCAAGGAAGTAAGCATAGAAAATGTTCTGCCCATTACATTGGTTGAAAGAGAATCTGCTTAA
- a CDS encoding EamA family transporter, translating to MWKLYAILSALFAALTSILAKIGIKGVDSNLATAIRTSVIIFLSWGIVFATGVQSGMKVLTRQNWLFLILSGLATGLSWLFYYKAIVLGDVSKVAPIDKSSIVITLVLSYIILGEHFDLKTIIAGILITAGTFVMIM from the coding sequence GTGTGGAAGCTTTATGCAATATTGTCTGCTTTATTTGCGGCACTGACATCTATCTTAGCAAAAATCGGTATAAAAGGTGTAGATTCAAACCTTGCAACAGCCATACGCACAAGCGTCATCATATTTTTATCATGGGGCATTGTTTTTGCTACAGGTGTACAGAGCGGCATGAAAGTATTGACGCGGCAAAACTGGCTTTTTTTGATTCTATCAGGTCTTGCTACAGGTCTTTCATGGCTTTTTTATTACAAAGCCATAGTTTTAGGAGATGTTTCAAAAGTTGCTCCTATTGATAAGTCCAGTATAGTCATAACACTTGTCTTGTCATACATAATTTTAGGTGAGCATTTTGATTTAAAGACCATAATAGCAGGAATTTTGATAACGGCAGGTACTTTTGTCATGATCATGTAG